From the Nitrospinota bacterium genome, the window AGGCGGTACGGCCCATACGCGGGCGTGGGGGTCGCATATCTCGTGCTCCGCTGGAGTGTTCTCGGCCAGCTCGGCCCCGTTGGGGCACATCAGTACTTCCACGGGGCTCCGCTGAGCGTCCGTGGGCCGACAATGCTTAAGGTCGCCGCCTCATACGTCGGAAGGCTAATCTTCCCTGTCAACCTGAACGCCGCTTGGACAGTGCCCCACGCCCAAGGGCTCACCGACGGCTCCCTGCCGCTACTCGCCCTGGCTCTCATGGTCGCGTTGGTTGGGCTGGCCTGGGCTGTGAGACGGACGGCCACGCCGGTAGCATGGGGAGTCCTCTGGTCGGGCTTAGCCCTCCTTCCGGTTTCCAACCTCCTTCCCATAGGGGAGCTCGCGGCCGAGCGGTTTCTCTACTTCTCCTCCGTGGGGGCCTGCGCGGCGATCGCGTGGGTGATGGCCAAGGGGATTCAGGTTCCATTAAAGGGGAGGTCCCCGAGAGCTCCCGTGGCTATTACAAGCGCTCTCGGGTGCGTTGTTTTGGTCCTCTTTGCCATCACCACGATTGACCGCAACCGGGACTGGTCGGACGATCTCGCTCTCTGGGAGAAGACTGCGCGCCAGTCCCCAAAGAGCGTCAACGCCAGGATGAATTTCGGCAAGGCCCTGTTTCAGCGCGGGCGCGTGCCTGAGGCCGCAGGGGAGTTTGAGGCCGCTCTAGCCCTCTCTCCTAACCACGTGGATGCGCTCAACAACCTGGGGGCGGCATTCGGCCAGCTCGGGCGCGCCGACGAGGCCCGCAAAGCCTTCCATCACGCGACCCTCATCGAGCCGGACCACGCGGGGGCCTGGTACAATCTGGGATTTCTCCGCTACCGGCAGGGCGACCTCAGGGGAGCCGAAGATGCGTTACGGCGGGCCAGAGGCCTAGATCCGCAGAATTCTAAGGTCCCCTATCTTCTCGGCCTTGTGGCTTATAGACAGGGCGACCTTGAGGAGGCGGAGTCCCTATGGCGAGAGACCCTGCGGCTTGACCCTACCTTCACCAAAGCCTCAAAAAATTTGTCTGCCCTCATCCAGGCCCGCCAGCGGGCCAAGCCCAAGCCACGCTAAAGGAGAAATAAGAAAGTTTCGCAGGACGATACGGACGTTAGTGCCTATACTGTCCGGAAAGCTCTTA encodes:
- a CDS encoding tetratricopeptide repeat protein → MGRRSRTAAALLIVAGLAIGSYLNALGGPFLYDDHKDVANNPILLEPHRLTEIFTTSFLDKGEERGLYRPITGLTYWIDHRLFGPNPFGFHISNLLWHAAAALLVLLILRELWPAEPLMAFGAAALFAVHPVHTEAVSWVSGRSEVLAAFWGLLAFWAHRRGEREGANASPWRIGALAAWLVALGAKEMTATVPILLVMTDALLGRPSGWWRPGRLFRRYGPYAGVGVAYLVLRWSVLGQLGPVGAHQYFHGAPLSVRGPTMLKVAASYVGRLIFPVNLNAAWTVPHAQGLTDGSLPLLALALMVALVGLAWAVRRTATPVAWGVLWSGLALLPVSNLLPIGELAAERFLYFSSVGACAAIAWVMAKGIQVPLKGRSPRAPVAITSALGCVVLVLFAITTIDRNRDWSDDLALWEKTARQSPKSVNARMNFGKALFQRGRVPEAAGEFEAALALSPNHVDALNNLGAAFGQLGRADEARKAFHHATLIEPDHAGAWYNLGFLRYRQGDLRGAEDALRRARGLDPQNSKVPYLLGLVAYRQGDLEEAESLWRETLRLDPTFTKASKNLSALIQARQRAKPKPR